CTCGCCGCGGTCTGCCGCGAGCTCGCCGCCGACCCCGGTGTGCGCGCGGTGGTGGTCAGCTCGGCGAGTGAGAAGGCGTTCTGCGTCGGGGCCGACCTGAAGGAGCGCAACTCGTTCACCGACGACGAGCTGCGGCGGCAGCGCCCGGTGTTCCGTGCCGCGTTCGGCGCCGTGCTCGGCCTGCCGGTGCCGACGGTCGCGGCCGTCCACGGGTACGCGCTCGGCGGCGGCTACGAGTTCGCGCTCTCCTGCGACCTGATCGTCGCCGACGAGACCGCGGTGGTCGGCATGCCCGAGGTCTCCGTCGGCGTGATTCCCGGGGGCGGTGGCACGCAGCTGCTGACGAGGCGCGTCGGCTGGTCGCGCGCCGCGGACCTGATCTTCACCGCGCGCCGCATCGCGGCCGACGAGGCCGAGCGGCTCGGGCTCGTCGACCGGCGGGTTCCCGCCGGGGAGGACCGTACGGCGGCGCTCGCGCTTGCCGAGGGCATCGCGGCGAACTCGCCGGTCGGCCTGCGCGCGGCGAAGCGCGCCATGCGCCTCGGCCACGACTCCTCGCTCGACGCCGGCCTCGAGGCCGAGGACGCCGCGTGGCGTGAGACCGCCTTCTCCGGTGACCGCGCGGAGGGCGTCCGCGCGTTCAACGAGAAGCGGAAGCCCGACTGGCCGGGCACATGAGCCTGGTCCAGTCGGCGGCGCAGGAGGGCCACGAGGTCCTGCTCACCGCGATGCTGGCCGTGCTGCTGATCGGCGTCGGCGTGATCGCCGTGACGGCGATTGCCCAGCGCATCGGAGTGTCCGCCCCGCTCCTCCTCATCGCGGTGGCGCTCGGCGTCTCGCTCCTCCCGTGGGTGCCCGCGTTCCAGGTGAACCCCGACGTCGTGCTGTTCGTCCTGCTCCCGCCCCTGCTCTACGCCGCCTCGATGAACAGCTCGCTCATCGGCATCAGGCGGAGCCGGCGACCGATCGGCCTGCTCGCCGTGGGGCTGGTCATCGTCACCGCACTCACCGTGGCGGCTGTGACCAAGCTGGTGCTGCCCGGCGTCTCGTGGGCGGCGGCGATCGCGCTCGGCGCCGTCGTCGCGCCGCCCGACGCGGTCGCGGCCACCGCCGTGGCCAAGCGCGCCGGCATGCCGCGCCGACTCGTCACGATCCTCGAGGGCGAGAGCCTGTTCAACGACGCGACGGCGCTGGTGACCGTCCGCGTCGCGGTCGCGGTCGCCGTCGAGGGCACGTTCTCTCCGGCGGACACCGCCCTGCAGTTCCTCGTCGCGGCACTCGGCGGGCTGCTCGTCGGCGTCGTCGTCGGCCAGGTGCTCGCCAGGATCAGGCGGCGCCTCACGTCCGCCCTGCTCACCACGGCGCTCTCGCTCGTGACGCCGTTCGCCGTCTACCTGCTCGGCGAGGAGCTGCACACCTCGGGCGTGATCGCCGTCGTGACGACCGGGCTGATCCTGTCGCACCGCTCACCGGCCGAGCAGACGCCCGCCGGTCGGCTCACCGAGAAGAACCTCTGGGACACCGTCCAGCTGCTGCTCGAGGGCGGTGTCTTCGTCCTCATCGGGCTGCAGCTCACCGACATCATCGCCGGGGTGTCGGAGTCCGCGCTCGACGTCGTGCTGCTGTCCGCCCTGGTGCTCCTGACGGTGCTGCTCGTACGCCCGCTCTGGGTGTTCGGCCTGCGCTACGTCGCCCAGGTCGTGCCGTGGTCGTCACGCGGCAAGCCGTCGGCAGGTGGGCTCGCCGTGATCTCCTGGGCGGGCATGCGCGGGGTGGTGTCGCTCGCCGCCGCGCAGACGCTGCCCCTCGACCTGCCGCACCGTGACGTGTTCCTGCTCGTCACCATGGTCGTCATCCTCGGCACGCTCGGCCTGCAGGGCATGACCCTGCCCGCGCTGATCCGCCGGGTCGGGGTGTCGCCGCCCGATCCGAAGCTCGACGCCCTCGAGGTCGCCAGGGCCCAGCAGAAGGCGACCGACGCCGCCAAGGAGCGGATCCGCGAGATCCAGCACGAGGAGGGCCTGTCGGACCGCCTCTCCGGCTGGCTCACCAAGCAGCTCGACGTCCGTGCGTACACCGCGTGGGAGCAGCTCGGCGACCAGGACGGCGAGACCCCGACGCGGACGTACCAGCGGTTGCGGCGCGAGATCGTCGCCGCGGAGCGTAAGGTCTTCATCGAGCTGCGCGACTCCGGGGAGCTCGAGGACGACCTCCTCCGTGAGCTGCAGTACCGACTCGACCTCGAGGAGTCCCTGTTGCCGGCACCCGTCGAACGAGGCCAGGACGAGGGCCATCAGGCCGTGCTCCCGAGCAGGCCGGGACGCGGCTGCGAGCACCTCAAGGAGGCGCCCGTCGAGATCCCCGATGCCGACCCGCGGGTCTGCCAGTCCTGCGTCGAGGAGGGGCGTGACGACTGGGTGCACCTGCGGATCTGCCTGACCTGCGAGCGGGTCGGCTGCTGCGACTCGTCACCCGCACGCCACTCCGACGCGCATTTCCGCGAGGAGGGCCACCCCGTGGTCGGCTCCGCCGAGCGCGGCGAGCACTGGCGGTGGTGCTTCGTCGACGAGCGGGTGGGCTGAGCCTCCTACCCACAGGTAATGTCGCCCACATGACGCTCGACGACGGCACCACCCCTGCCTCCGACGACCCCGGACATCCCCACCTCGACGAGCTCCGCGAGCGCGTCGTGTCCGGCGGAGCGCCCAAGTACCACGCGGCCAACGCCGCCAAGGGCAAGCTGTTCGCCCGCGAGCGCATCGCACGGCTCGTCGACGACGGCTCGTTCACCGAGGACGGCGTGTACGCGAACGTCCTCGCCGGCGACCTGCCCGCCGACGCCGTGGTCACCGGCACGGCGACGGTCGACGGGCGTCCGATCTGCCTGATGGCCAACGACTCAACCGTCAAGGCGGGGTCGTGGGGCGCGCGCACGGTCGAGAAGATCGTCCGCGTCATCGAGACCGCGTACCGCACCGGCGTGCCGATGGTCTACCTCGTCGACTCGGCGGGCGCGCGGATCACCGACCAGGTCGAGATGTTCCCCGGCCGCCGTGGCGCGGGCCGCATCTTCCACACCCAGGTCAAGGCGAGCGGCTCGATCCCGCAGGTGTGCGCGCTGTTCGGGCCGTCCGCCGCCGGTGGGGCGTACATCCCGGCCTTCTGCGACGCCGTGGCCATGGTCGAGGGCAACGCGTCGATGTACCTCGGCAGCGACCGGATGGTCGAGATGGTCGTGGGGGAGAAGACCACGCTGGAGGAGATGGGCGGCGCCAAGGTGCACTGCTCGATCTCCGGCTGCGGCCACTACCTCGCCAAGGACGAACCCGCCGCGATCGACTTCGTCCGCGGCTACCTGTCGTACCTGCCGTCGGACTGGACGGGGCAGCCGCCGGCAGCCGAGGCGAGGCCGCCGAAGCAGGTCGACCTCGACGCGCTCGTGCCCGCCAGCGACCGGCAGGCGTACGACATGCGCCGGTTCGTCGCCGGCGTCGTCGACGAGGGGTCGTTCTTCGAGATCCACGCCCTGTGGGCGAAGGAGCTGCTCGTCGGCTTCGCACGCCTCGATGGCCGGCCGGTCGGCATCGTCGCGAACAACCCGATGTTCAAGGGCGGCGTGCTGTTCGTCGACTCCGCCGACAAGGCCGCGCGGTTCGTCCAGCTCTGCGACGCGTTCAACGTGCCGCTGCTCTTCCTGTCCGACGTCCCCGGCTTCATGGTCGGCACGGCCGTCGAGCGGCAGGGCATCATCAGGCACGGCGCCAAGATGATCACCGCGATCAGCGAGGCCACCGTGCCGAAGATGTGCGTGGTCGTCCGCAAGGCGTACGGCGCCGGCCTCTACGCGATGTGCGGCCCGGGCTTCGACCCGGACGCGACGATCGCGCTGCCCACGGCGAAGATCGCCGTCATGGGCGCCGAGGCCGCCGTCAACGCCGTCTACTTCAACCGCATCCAGGCCATCGACGACGAGCAGGAGCGCGACGAGTTCGTCGAGAAGCTTCGGCGCGAGTACGAGGAGGACATCGACATCCTCCGGCTGGCCGGCGAGCTGGTCGTCGACGAGATCGTGCAGGCGTCCGCGCTGCGTGGCGAGCTCGTCCGCCGGTACGCCGCGAGCGCCTCCAAGGACCGGTCGTTCTCCCGCCGCCGGCACGGCGTGACACCGGTCTGACAGCGTCGGGCCGCGTGCCGGGCCTGCACAGTCGTACGATCACGTCATGACCCGTGTGCTTCTGGCCGAGGACGACGCCTCGATCTCGCAGCCGCTGACCCGCGCGTTCCGGCGTGAGGGCTACGACGTCGACGTGACGGAGACCGGCACCGACACGCTCGCGCAGGCGAGCGACTCGACCCTCGACCTCCTCGTCCTCGACCTCGGCCTCCCCGAGATGGACGGGCTCGACGTGTGCCGCAGGCTCCGTGCCGACGGTCACGCCGTCCCGATCCTCGTGCTCACCGCGCGTGCCGACGAGGTCGACACCGTCGTGGGCCTCGACGCCGGCGCCGACGACTACGTGACCAAGCCGTTCCGGCTGGCCGAGCTGCTCGCCAGGGCCCGCGCCCTGCTCCGCCGCGGAGTGCCGGAGACCTCGGCGGTCCACGGCGTCCGCATCGACGTCGACAGCAGGCGCGCCTGGCTGGGCGAGGAGGAGCTGTCGCTCACCACCAAGGAGTTCGACCTGCTCCGCGTGCTCGTCCGCGAGGCCGGCAAGGTGGTGTCGCGGGAGCAGCTCATGCACGAGGTGTGGGACGCCAAGTGGTGGGGCTCGACCAAGACCCTCGACATGCACATCTCGTGGCTGCGCCGGAAGCTCGGTGACGAGGCCGCCGACCCGCAGTTCATCGCCACCGTCCGCGGCGTCGGCTTCCGGTTCGAGCGCGACTAGGACGCTCGTCCACCCATGCGCCGCCGGTTGATCGTCTCGACGCTGGTGCTGTCGATCATCGCCGTCACACTGCTCGGCGTCCCGCTGGCGATCGTCGCGTCGTGGCTGGTCCTCGACGAGACCCACCGTCGCGTGCAGCGCGACGCCGACGCCGTCGCCGCCGCCGTGCAGATCCGCAACGATCAGGGCGAGAGGATCGACGAGGCCGACCTCACCCGCGTGTACGAGAACCAGCACGTCACTGTGCGCTATCCCTCGGGCGAGGTCGTCCGCGCCGGCGGCGGCGCGGATGGCGCGCAGGTACGTGCCCAGGCGCGCACGTCAGATGGCGCCCTGGTCATCGTCTCCACGCCACGGTCCGAGGTCGACCGCCAGCAGGTGAGCGTCGTGCTGCTCGTCGTGGTGATCGGCGTCCTCGCCGTCGCGGTGACCGTGGGCCTCGCCTTCCTCGAGGCGCGCCGCCTCAGCCTGCCCCTGCGCGACCTCGCCGACCGCGCCGACCGCCTCGGCTCGGGCGACTCCCTGCCCGCGCGCCGCCGCTACGGCATCGCCGAGCTCGATCGCGTCGCGGAGGTGCTCGACAACAGCGCCACGCGCGTCCGTACCTTCCTCGACGCCGAGCGCGCGTTCGCCACCGACGCCTCCCACCAGCTCCGTACCCCACTCACCGCCCTCTCGATGCGCCTGGAGGAGATCGCCTCCTCCGCCCGCTCGCCCGAGGTCGTCGAGGAGGAGGTGCAGGCCGCGCTCGCCCAGGTCCAGCGCCTCGCCGAGGTCGTCGAGCAGCTCCTCGCCGCCGCCCGCTCCGGCCGCGACGCGGAGCTGGGACCGACCGACGTCGACGAGGTCGTCGACCAGCAGCTCGCCGAGTGGGACACTGCCTTCCGCCGCGCGAGCCGCACCCTCGTGCGCGAGGGCGACAGCGGGCTCCGGGCGCGGGCGTCGAAGGCGAACCTCTCCCAGGTCGTCGCCACCCTCCTCGACAACGCCCTGGTCCACGGCGACGGCGTCACGACCGTACGCATGTCCGCGACGGGCCAGTCCATCGTGGTGGAGGTCGCCGACGAGGGCGCCGGTGTCCCCGCAGAGCTGGTGCAACGCATCTTCGACCGCCACGTCTCCGGCGGCGACGGCACCGGCCTCGGCCTGGCCCTCGCCCGCTCCCTCGCCGAGGCCGACGGTGGCCGCCTCACCCTGGCCCGAGAGCGCCCGGCCAGGTTCGCGGTCTTCCTCCGCCCGGTGAGGGACGAGGCGCCCCCACACCGCGTGGTGGGCGGCCCCGCCTGAGCCGATCGCCCGCCGTCGTCATCCCAACGCTCATTACGGGTATCGCGATCTCCGGCGCGTTCCCGCCCGAGATCGACCTCAGCGACACAGGCCAGACAGATCGCGAACGCATCGTGTCCGGCACCTGGCAGGGCGAGCACGAGCGGATGAGGCTCGCAAGTTACGAAGCATTGCCGAAGTCCTCTGTGCCGCACCGGCCGTACCCCCAATTTGCCTTGTCCTCCCCTTGCGCGGTCGCTATTCAGTGTTACTATCTAGTGGTAGTCAGCATCACTGAGTAGTTGAAGGGAGGGGTTGCCGTGGGCAAGCAGATGACCGAGATGCTCAAGGGCACGCTCGAGGGCATCGTCCTCGCGATCCTGGCCGTGCAGCCGGCATACGGCTACGAGATCACGGCGCGGCTGCGTGAGCAGGGCTTCTCCGACATCGTCGAGGGCACCGTCTATGCGCTGCTGGTCAGGGTCGAGCAGCGCGGCCTCGTAGACGTGGAGAAGGTCCCGTCCGAGAAGGGGCCGCCGCGCAAGGTCTACTCGCTGAACGCGCTGGGCGGCGAGTACCTCGAAGAGTTCTGGGGAACGTGGAGCTTCCTCGCAGAACGGATCGAACAGCTCCACCACCCCATCGAACACGCGCAGGACGAAGGAGAGAAGTAGTCATGGCCGCAAAGTGGATCGAGACCCTCACGGGGTCGCTCGAGCAGAAGAAGCAGTACAAGCAGGACAAGGCCCGCATCGATGCCCTCCCCGAGCCGTATGGATCCGCAGCGAAGGCAATGCACCGGTACTTCATGTACTACGGAGGCATCACCGACGGCGACACCCTCCTCACAATGTTCGGCGACTTCGCCGACCTCTGGGAGCGCGCTGCCGTCGACGGGACGCCCGTGCGCGAGATCGTCAGCGACGACCCGGTCGAGTTCGCCGAGACCTTCGCGCGGGCGTACGCCGGCAACCAGTGGATCGACAAGGAGCGCGCCCGCCTGACCAAGGCGATCGAGGACGCCGTGCGAGAGGAACAGACGTGACCACGGAACCAGCCATCCGCGTGCAGGGCATCGAGAAGTCCTTCAAGGACATTCACGTGCTTCGCGGCGTCGACTTCGACGTAGCGGCGGGGAGCATCTTCGCGCTGCTCGGCTCGAACGGTGCAGGCAAGACCACGCTGGTGCGGATCCTGTCGACGCTGCTGAAGGCCGACGCAGGCACCGCCACGGTGCACGGTTTCGACGTCGCCGCGAAGCCCGGCAACGTGCGCGAGTCGATCAGCCTGACCGGCCAGTTCGCCGCGGTCGATGAGATCCTCAGCGGGCGGGAGAACCTGGTGCTGGTCGCCAGGTTGCGTCACCTGAAGAACCCGGGTGCGATCGCGGACGACCTGCTCGCCCGCTTCTCGCTCACCGACGCAGGCAAGCGTAAGGCGTCGACGTACTCGGGCGGCATGCGCCGCCGACTCGACATCGCGATGAGCCTGATCGGGAACCCGCCGATCATCTTCCTCGACGAACCGACGGCCGGGCTCGACCCCCAGGCCCGCATCGAGGTGTGGCAGACCGTCAAGCAACTCGCCGGTCAGGGCACGACGGTGCTGCTCACGACGCAGTACCTCGACGAGGCTGAGCAGCTCGCCGACCGGATCGCGATCCTGCACGAGGGCACGATCATCCAGAACGGCACCCTCACCGAACTCAAGCAACTCCTCCCGCCCGCCAAGGTCGAGTACGTCGAGAAGCAGCCCTCCCTCGAGGACGTCTTCCTCGCCCTCGTCGGCGACACCGGCACCACTGACACCGCTGCGGCCAACCGTACGGTCCCGGAAGGAAAGGAACCCCGATGACCACTCACGTCCTCGGCGACACCGGCACCCTCACCGGCCGTTCGCTGCGCCACATCCTCCGCAGCCCCGACACGATCATCACGACCGCGGTCACCCCGATCGCGCTGATGCTGCTGTTCGTGTATGTGCTCGGCGGCGCGATCAACACCGGATCCGACGAGTCGTACGTCAACTACATGCTCCCCGGCATCCTGCTCATCACGATCGCGTCCGGCATCGCGTACACCGCGTACCGGCTGTTCCTCGACATGCAGGGCGGCATCTTCGAACGCTTCCAGTCCATGCCGATCGCGAGATCGAGCGTGCTCTGGGCGCACGTGCTCACCTCCCTGGCCGCGAACCTGATCTCGGTCGCGATCGTCACCGGCGTCGCCCTCATCATGGGCTTCCGCACCGGAGCCTCCGCGGCCGCCTGGCTCGCGGTCGCCGGCATCCTGATCCTGTTCACCCTCGCCCTGACCTGGATCGCCGTGATCGCCGGGCTCTCCGCGAAGACCGTCGACGGTGCAAGCGCGTTCAGCTACCCGCTGATCTTCCTGCCGTTCATCAGCTCGGCGTTCGTGCCCACCGACTCGATGCCCGGCCCGGTCGCATGGTTCGCCGAGAACCAGCCCGTAACCTCCATCGTGAACACCATCCGAGCCCTGTTCGCCCAGGAACCCGTCGGCAGCGACATCTGGATCGCCCTCGCCTGGCTCGTCGGCATCCTCGTCATCGCCTACGCCTTCTCGATCGCCATCTACCGTCGCAAGATCAGCTGAGCCCGAGCGCTGCCCGCAGCAGAGGCACTCCGCACCGAACGACTCCGCCCGCCTTCCCCGCACGAGGAGGCGGACGGAGTCATTACTCGGCATGACGCACGGCCGGGCCGCCTCACGTCGGAGGAGCGGGGCGATGGATTGTGCAGCGAGACATGAGGTCTCGGTGGAAGCCTCTGACGGGTGCAACTACGATTTCTCGCGCCTCGTCATCCGAATTGGCCGGGCTGGTAGTCGCCGGCGGGCTGCTGGACGATGACGTTCGCGCGGTTGAAGGCGTTGATGAGGGCGATGCCCAACACCAGGGCGGCGAGCTGGTCCTCGTCATAGTGCTTGGCGGCGTTCTCCCAGGCGTCGTCCGTGACTCCACCGGCCGCGTCGGCGATGCGGGTGCCCTGCTCCGCCAGCTCCAGGGCGGCGCGCTCGGCCTCGGTAAAGACCGTGGCCTCCCGCCAGGCCGCGACGAGGTTGAGGCGCAACGATGTCTCGCCGGCGTGCGCGGCGTCCTTGGTGTGCATGTCGGTGCAGAAGCCGCAGCCGTTGATCTGGCTGGCACGGAGCCTCACCAGTTCCTGCGTCGCGGCCGGCAGCGTCGAGTCCGCGAGCACCTTGCTTGCCGAGGTGATGTGCTTCAGGGTCTTGGCTGCGACCGGGTTGCCGAAGAGGTTCAAGCGAGCGTCCATGGTGCTCTCCTTGCCGTGTCGGTGGTGACACCCCTCAGACAGACCAGCCCGGCACGATGTGACAGCAATCGAATGTGACGTGCGACTCCCTAGTCCCGGTCCAGGTCGTGGACCTCCGACGACACCTTCGACGCGTCCGGTCTGATCGGGAGGCCGCTGTGCGGGTCGACCGGGGGTGCGTCGGGCGGGAGGAAGACCCACCGGCGGTACGCCCAGAAGCGGAAGAGCGTGGCGATGCCGACTCCGACGATGTTGCCGGCGATGTTGTCGGCGAGGCGGGTGCGGAAGATCTCGGGCCAGAAGTCGCCGAGCCAGTAGTTGCTGAAGCCGAGGACGAGCACCTGGATGAGCAGGCCCACGGCGTTGAACACGAAGAAGAGGAAGTACTCCCTGGCCAGTCCGCTGCTCTTTCGGTGCCGGAACGTCCAGAACCTGTTGCCGCCGAACGACACCGTGGTGGCGATCGCCGTGGCGATGACCTTGGCCGTCAGGGTGCCGGCGCCGTAGAAGATGTTGAACATCACGGTGTCGACGACCCAGGCGACGGCGCCGACCATGCCGAACTTGGCGACCTCGTGCAGCAGGCTACGGAAGCGGCGGTAGATCGCGCGGAGGAGGCCGGGCTTCTCGGTGCGCTCCGACTCCCCGTCGGCGGTGCTCGTCACGCGGCCAGGCTAGCCGGGCGGATTGGCGTCACCGCGCCGCGGGGCCGTGTAGCGTTTGGCCCGTGCTCGACTATCGACTCGACTCGGAGCTCGAGGCGCTGCGCTCGACCGTGGCGGAGTTCGCCCGCGATGTGGTGGCGCCCAGGATCGGCGAGTTCTACGAGCGGGACGAGTTCCCGTACGACATCGTGCGCCAGCTCGCCGGCATGGGCGTGTTCGGACTGCCGTTCCCCGAGGAGTACGGCGGCATGGGCGGCGACTACTTCGCGCTGTGTCTGGTGCTCGAGGAGCTGGCCCGCGTCGACTCGTCGGTCGCGATCACGGTGGAGGCGGGTGTCTCGCTCGGCGCGATGCCCATCTACCGGTTCGGCACGGAGGAGCAGCGCACGGAGTGGCTGCCGCGCCTGTGCCGCGGGGAGATGCTCGGCGCGTTCGGCCTCACCGAGCCCGGCGGCGGCTCCGACGCCGGGGCGACCAGGACCACCGCGAAGCTCGACGGCGACGAGTGGGTCATCGACGGGAGCAAGGCGTTCATCACCAACGCGGGCACCGACATCACCGGCCTGGTGACGGTGACCGCGGTGACGGGGACACAGGACGGCGGGCGCAAGGAGATCTCGTCGATCATCGTCCCGTCGGGCACGCCCGGGTTCACGGTCGGGCAGCGCTACTCGAAGGTCGGCTGGAACGCGTCCGACACCCGGGAGCTCTCGTTCGACGGCTGCCGCGTGCCGGCCGCCAACCTGCTCGGCGAACGCGGCCGCGGCTACGCGCAGTTCCTCCGCATCCTCGACGAGGGACGCATCGCGCTCGCCGCGCTCGGCACCGGCCTGGCCCAGGGCTGTGTCGACGAGTCGGTGAAGTACGCGAAGGAGCGCGAGGCGTTCGGCGCGCCGATCGGCTCGTACCAGGCGGTCCAGTTCAAGATCGCGGACATGGAGATGCGGGCGCACACGTCGCGGCTCGCGTACTACCGGGCGGCCGAGCTGATGCTGCGCGGCGAGCCGTTCAAGCGGGAGGCGGCGATCGCCAAGCTGTACTCCTCGGAGATCGCGGTGACCAACGCGCGCGAGGCGACCCAGGTGCACGGCGGCTATGGCTTCATGAACGAGTTCCCCGTCGCCCGGATGTGGCGCGACTCGAAGATCCTGGAGATCGGCGAGGGCACGAGCGAGGTCCAGCGCATGCTCATCGCCCGCGACCTCGGCCTCGCCTGACCAACCCTACGGCAGCAGGGCCGCCGCAAGGACCTCCGCGATCCAGTCGCGGTACTCCTCCGGCGCCCAGCCCCGGTCGGTGACCAGGCTGTCGTAGCTGGCCTGCGCGCAGACCGTCCACAGGATGTCGGCCGCGCGGTCGGCGGACACGTCGGGACGCAGCGCGCCGCGCTCGGCGAGCAGCCCCGCGAACCTTCGCATGCCGTGGAGCCGCTGCGCGGCGTGCTTCGCCTGCAGTTCGGCGAGCGACTCGTCGCTGCCGGCCGCGGCGTCGAGCACCCTCAGCAGCGGCCCGACGCGCCCCCAGACGCCGGGCTGCGTCGCCGCGTAGAGCCACAGCTGCCGCACGGGGTCGGTCTCCTCGATGACCCGGCGGATCCCCGGTCGCTCGTCGACCGGTACCTCCGCGCGCTCGACGCCGCCGGCCAGCGCGGCCTGCACGGCGGCCGCGAGCAGGCCAGCCTTCCCGCTCGCCGACCGGTAGACCGTCTCGACCGCCACGCCGGCCTCGGCGGCGATCGCCGGGATCGTCGTCCCCGCGTAGCCACGCTCCACGAACAGTCGTGCGGCCGCGGTGACGATCGTCGCCCGCGTGCGTGCGGCGTGCTCGCGCCGCTTCGTGGCGTCGTACCTGCGTCGAGGTCTGGCGTTCTCGCTCATTGGCGAGAATGATACTGGCATGAATTGCTCGCCGCACTCGCCCCGGCGCGACGGCACCGACCAAGGGAGAGTCCGATGTCGAACGAAGAGATCAAGGCGACGGCCCGTCGCATGCTGGAGCAGGTCTTCCCGAACGAGGACGTGGCGGCCCTGCCCGAGCTCGTCGCCGAGGACTTCGTCAACCACGACGGGCCGCCCGGAGCGCCCCAGGGCCGCGCCGGGCTCGCGGCGGGCATGCACGTGCTGGCGGGCGCGTTCTCGGACCAGCGCTGGGAGATGCACCAGGTGCTGGCCGACGGCGACACCGTCGTCATGTACTGCACCCACTCGGGCGAGCACACCGGTGAGTTCATGGGGATACCCGCCACCGGCAGGCGATTCGCCTACCAGCAGGTCCACCTCGTCAGGTTCGCCGACGGCCTCGGCGTCGAGCACTGGGCCGTACGCGACGACGCGACCTTCATGCGCCAGGTGACGGGCCAGCAGCCGGTGGCCCAGCCCGCGTAGGACCTGACAGCCCGGCGGGGTTGTCAGTGGCAGGCGTTGCCATGGCGACGCCTGCCACTGACGACTCGGCCGGATAGGCTCCTCTGCGTGAGTCAGCGCAACGCATCCGGGTTCCCGACGGTCGGCATGGTGGGCGCCGGGCAGCTCGCCCGCATGACGCATGCCGCGTCGATACCGCTCGGTGTCGGATTCCGGGTGCTGGCCGCCGACCCCGCCGACGGTGCCGCCCTGGTCTGCGGCGACGTCGCGATCGGGCAGCACACCTCGCTCGACGACCTGCGGTCGTTCGCGGCGGGCTGCGACGTCGTCACGTTCGACCACGAGCACGTGCCCGGCGACCACCTGCGGGCTTTGGAGGCCGAGGGTCACGTCGTACGTCCCGGCGCCTCGGCGCTGCTGCACGCCCAAGACAAGCAGGTGATGCGCCAACGGCTCGCGCCGCTCGGCGTCCCGTGCCCCGCGTTCGCGATGACCGAGCCGGACGACACCGCCAAGCACGTGCGCGCGTTCGCCGAGCAGCACGGCTGGCCGGTGGTCGCCAAGACCGTGAGCGGCGGCTACGACGGCAAAGGCGTGTGGGTGCTCGGCGCCGCGGACGACCTCGACGTGCTGCCGCCGGTGCCGCTCCTGCTCGAGGAACACGTGGCGTTCCGCCGCGAGCTGGCCGCGGTGGTCGCCCGGTCGGCGTACGGCCAGGCGGCCGCCTACCCCGTCGTCGAGACCGTGCAGCGCGACGGCATCTGCGTCGAGGTGCTCGCGCCCGCGCCCGACCTCGACGACGAGCGGGCGACCGAGGCCCAGCAGCTCGCGCTCCGGATCGTCGGCGAGCTGGGCGTCGTCGGCATCCTGGCGGTCGAGCTGTTCGACACCGGCACCGGCGTCGTCGTCAACGAGCTCGCCATGCGCCCGCACAACTCGGGGCACTGGACGATCGAGGGCGCGCGCACCTCGCAGTTCGAGCAGTACCTGCGTGCGGTGCTCGACCTGCCACTCGGCTCGCCCGCGCCGATCGCCCCGGTCACCGTGATGGCCAACCTCCTCGGCGGCGCGGACCCTCGCGTGTACGACCGCTACGTCCACGTGATGGCCAAGGACCCGGCGGTGAAGGTGCACCTGTACGGCAAGGAGATCAGGCCGGGCCGCAAGATCGGCCACGTCAC
The window above is part of the Streptosporangiales bacterium genome. Proteins encoded here:
- a CDS encoding carboxymuconolactone decarboxylase family protein, whose protein sequence is MDARLNLFGNPVAAKTLKHITSASKVLADSTLPAATQELVRLRASQINGCGFCTDMHTKDAAHAGETSLRLNLVAAWREATVFTEAERAALELAEQGTRIADAAGGVTDDAWENAAKHYDEDQLAALVLGIALINAFNRANVIVQQPAGDYQPGQFG
- a CDS encoding GtrA family protein, translated to MVGAVAWVVDTVMFNIFYGAGTLTAKVIATAIATTVSFGGNRFWTFRHRKSSGLAREYFLFFVFNAVGLLIQVLVLGFSNYWLGDFWPEIFRTRLADNIAGNIVGVGIATLFRFWAYRRWVFLPPDAPPVDPHSGLPIRPDASKVSSEVHDLDRD
- a CDS encoding ABC transporter permease — translated: MTTHVLGDTGTLTGRSLRHILRSPDTIITTAVTPIALMLLFVYVLGGAINTGSDESYVNYMLPGILLITIASGIAYTAYRLFLDMQGGIFERFQSMPIARSSVLWAHVLTSLAANLISVAIVTGVALIMGFRTGASAAAWLAVAGILILFTLALTWIAVIAGLSAKTVDGASAFSYPLIFLPFISSAFVPTDSMPGPVAWFAENQPVTSIVNTIRALFAQEPVGSDIWIALAWLVGILVIAYAFSIAIYRRKIS
- a CDS encoding TetR family transcriptional regulator, with product MPVSFSPMSENARPRRRYDATKRREHAARTRATIVTAAARLFVERGYAGTTIPAIAAEAGVAVETVYRSASGKAGLLAAAVQAALAGGVERAEVPVDERPGIRRVIEETDPVRQLWLYAATQPGVWGRVGPLLRVLDAAAGSDESLAELQAKHAAQRLHGMRRFAGLLAERGALRPDVSADRAADILWTVCAQASYDSLVTDRGWAPEEYRDWIAEVLAAALLP
- a CDS encoding ester cyclase, with the protein product MSNEEIKATARRMLEQVFPNEDVAALPELVAEDFVNHDGPPGAPQGRAGLAAGMHVLAGAFSDQRWEMHQVLADGDTVVMYCTHSGEHTGEFMGIPATGRRFAYQQVHLVRFADGLGVEHWAVRDDATFMRQVTGQQPVAQPA
- a CDS encoding DUF1048 domain-containing protein produces the protein MAAKWIETLTGSLEQKKQYKQDKARIDALPEPYGSAAKAMHRYFMYYGGITDGDTLLTMFGDFADLWERAAVDGTPVREIVSDDPVEFAETFARAYAGNQWIDKERARLTKAIEDAVREEQT
- a CDS encoding ATP-binding cassette domain-containing protein, which translates into the protein MTTEPAIRVQGIEKSFKDIHVLRGVDFDVAAGSIFALLGSNGAGKTTLVRILSTLLKADAGTATVHGFDVAAKPGNVRESISLTGQFAAVDEILSGRENLVLVARLRHLKNPGAIADDLLARFSLTDAGKRKASTYSGGMRRRLDIAMSLIGNPPIIFLDEPTAGLDPQARIEVWQTVKQLAGQGTTVLLTTQYLDEAEQLADRIAILHEGTIIQNGTLTELKQLLPPAKVEYVEKQPSLEDVFLALVGDTGTTDTAAANRTVPEGKEPR
- a CDS encoding acyl-CoA dehydrogenase: MLDYRLDSELEALRSTVAEFARDVVAPRIGEFYERDEFPYDIVRQLAGMGVFGLPFPEEYGGMGGDYFALCLVLEELARVDSSVAITVEAGVSLGAMPIYRFGTEEQRTEWLPRLCRGEMLGAFGLTEPGGGSDAGATRTTAKLDGDEWVIDGSKAFITNAGTDITGLVTVTAVTGTQDGGRKEISSIIVPSGTPGFTVGQRYSKVGWNASDTRELSFDGCRVPAANLLGERGRGYAQFLRILDEGRIALAALGTGLAQGCVDESVKYAKEREAFGAPIGSYQAVQFKIADMEMRAHTSRLAYYRAAELMLRGEPFKREAAIAKLYSSEIAVTNAREATQVHGGYGFMNEFPVARMWRDSKILEIGEGTSEVQRMLIARDLGLA